The following are encoded together in the Ignavibacteriales bacterium genome:
- the menC gene encoding o-succinylbenzoate synthase, which produces MMGGTRDKIDVGVSIGIQSSVPDLIKKIEGYLAEGYKRIKIKIAPGNDIQFVKAVRKEFPQILFQVDANSAYELKHIDLFKQMDDLNLLLIEQPLGYEDIYDHSKLQKELKTPICLDESIHSLDDTRAAIELDSCRVINIKPGRVGGFTESKLIHDYCASKNIPVWCGGMLESGIGRAGNVALASLQNFTLPGDISASKRYYKEDIVEPEFLVNKDGTMDVPTKTGISVEVNMKMLEKVTVKKKVY; this is translated from the coding sequence ATGATGGGCGGAACAAGAGATAAAATTGATGTTGGTGTAAGTATTGGTATTCAATCTTCCGTTCCTGATCTGATAAAAAAAATTGAAGGTTATCTCGCTGAAGGTTATAAAAGAATAAAGATTAAAATTGCTCCCGGAAATGATATTCAATTTGTTAAAGCCGTAAGAAAAGAATTCCCGCAAATTCTATTTCAGGTTGATGCAAACTCAGCTTATGAATTAAAACATATAGATTTGTTTAAGCAGATGGATGATTTAAATTTGTTATTGATTGAACAGCCGCTTGGATACGAAGATATTTATGATCATTCAAAACTTCAGAAAGAACTTAAAACCCCGATTTGTCTTGATGAAAGTATTCACTCGCTTGATGATACTCGTGCTGCAATTGAATTAGATAGCTGCAGAGTTATAAATATAAAACCCGGTCGTGTTGGCGGATTTACAGAATCAAAACTTATACATGATTACTGTGCATCTAAAAATATTCCTGTTTGGTGCGGTGGAATGTTAGAAAGCGGAATTGGACGTGCCGGAAATGTAGCGCTTGCTTCACTGCAAAATTTTACTTTACCCGGAGATATTTCTGCGAGCAAACGTTATTACAAAGAAGATATTGTGGAACCGGAATTTCTTGTTAATAAAGACGGAACAATGGATGTCCCAACCAAAACTGGAATTAGTGTTGAAGTGAATATGAAAATGTTGGAGAAGGTTACGGTTAAGAAAAAAGTTTATTAA